The nucleotide sequence TCCTTGAAGGGAAAAATGATGGTGGAAATTCCGTTTGATGTGTTGTTGATTGCCATACCGTTGATGATCTACTTTGCGATCATGTTCCTGATTGGCTTTTTTGTGAGTAAATGGAACGGCGCTACTTATGATGAAAATGCTGCCATTTCCTTTACCGCAGCCGGCAATAATTTTGAGCTGGCCATTGCTGTAGCGATTGCCGTTTTTGGGATCAACTCTGGGCAAGCGTTTACAGGCGTGATAGGACCTTTAGTAGAGGTTCCTGCGCTAATTTTATTGGTAAGGTTTTCATTTTGGTTGAAAGGGAAATATTACCCCATAAGCAAAACTTAAATTAAGTTTAGAATCCATTTTGCGTACAAATGTTACCTTTAAACAATGGGTCACAACCACGCGCACGATCACAATTCTACCGGCAACATACGCTTTGCTTTTTTCCTCAATTTAGGCTTTACCATTTTAGAAATTATTGGTGGTATTTATACCAATAGCATCGCTATAGTAAGTGATGCGGTTCACGATCTGGGCGATACCCTATCGCTGGGCAGCAGTTGGTATCTACAACATAAAAGCGAGAAGAAATCTGACCAAAAATTCAGTTATGGATATCGCAGATTGTCCCTTTTAGGAGCTTTTATCAATGGTGTAGTACTGATTTTAGGTAGCGCTTATGTTATTTATGAAGCTGTCAAACGCCTGCAAAATCCAGAACCTAGTGATGCCCAAGGCATGATCATTTTTGCCTTAATAGGAGTTGTCGTCAATGGATATGCCGCATATAAATTGACTCACGGTACATCCATGAATGAGAAAGTTATGTCATGGCACATGATCGAGGATGTACTGGGTTGGGCTGCGATACTCATAGCAGCAATCGTTCTTTATTTCTATGAAAATCAATACATAGATCCTGTTTTATCCTTGTTAATCACGGCCTATATCTTGTTCAATGCCTTTAAAAGACTGCGAGAAACGGTGTACCTATTTCTACAAGGAATACCACTGGATGTGGATCTGGAACAAATAAAATCTGGGTTGCTTAATCTTGATCACGTATGCTCTTTACACCACACACATATCTGGTCCCAAGATGGCCAGCATCACGTTTTTAGCACACACGTGATTTTAGAAAACGTGGAAACGCTTGAGCAGATGTCAAGCGTGAAGAAAAAGATTTTAGAATCTTTGGACGCTTACGACTTTGAACATCTCACCATTGAAATAGAAGTAAATCAACAGGATTGTAGTGTGCGAATCTTAGAAAAGTAATTATACTGGTATCAAAACTACTCAGGATTTGCAATCATTTGCATGTGTGGGATGCCGTCTTCCAGGTATCTTTTCCCAGTTTCTTCAAAGCCTAGATCTTCATAGAATTTCTTGAGATAGACCTGTGCAGATATCTTTATGGGTTGTTTCGCTTTCGCGAAAGCGAACTCCATACTAGCCTTCATAATCTCTTTGCCATAGTCCTTGCGTCGATGTTGTGGGCTCACCACCACGCGACCTATACTCGCCATATTAAAATAATCGCCTGCCTTGAAAACGCGCGTGTATGCAGCAAGCTGATCACCTTCATGACCCAAGATGTGTATGGCTTTTTGATCCTTTCCATCCACATCCTGATAGACACAGTCTTGTTCTACCACAAAAACCTCGCTGCGCAATCGCAAGAGATCGTATAATTCTGTGGTGTTGAGTTGGTCAAAAGATTTAATGGATATGTCCATGTCTAGAAGCGTTTTGGGACATTTTTAGGCTGCGGCGGCTTGATGCCTATTCTTATATCAGTGATGATCTTTTCCAGCATATTACCAAATTCCTCATCGCCTTGCGCCATGAATTCCTGGCGTTTCGTGTCCAGATCGGCTAGAGTTTCCTCTTTCTCATCATCTTCATAGAGCTCCAATTCTCGCCAGATTTCCATGAGTTTTTTTTCAGGATGTACAGCCGTGCGCAGCTGGTGTATAATGATGGAGGCTTCTTTTTTCATCTTTGGCAGCCGCGGTAGCGGCGATTTTCATTTATAAAGTGTGGTGTGTCTATTTTCTATGCTGGACCGGCATGTCAAGATCTATAATTTTCCACGCCATTTTAAACTGTCGCGATTATGCTGGTCAAGCAGCTTCTCATCCTGCTGATAGCTTTTCAAATGACTTACCACATCTTCCAATTGTTGATCACTCAAATTCTTATAAGCTGGACTGGAAATATGCCGGTTCCATTGGTCACCTACTGCCTGATCTAGCGCGATGCGCCAGTAGCAATGGTTTTTGAAGTTAAGGTCTGGATACTGCATTGGGAGCTGGTTGCCCAACTCCTTGTATTGTTGCTCCAGATCCTTTCGCTTCATGACACTAGCAGCTTATCTTTTTCACACGGCGATCGTGTCTTCCACCTTCAAATGGAGTGTTGATAAAGGTTTCTACCAGGCCTACTGCTTGTGGTATGGATGTAAATCGCGCTGGAATACAAATGATGTTAGCATCATTATGTTGTCTGGCTAGAAATGCTATTTCCTTAGACCAGCATACCGCGCCACGTACTTCTGCATACTTATTCACTGTCATGGATACACCTTGTGCACTACCGCAAATAACTACGGCAAGATCTGCTTTACCATTAACGATATCTTGAGCTACTGGATGTGCAAAGTCTGGATAATCGACGCTGTCTGATGAGTCTGTACCGTGATTTGTTACCACATGGCCTTTCTCTTCAAGAAATGCCACAATAGCCTTTTTATAGTCTGGTCCTGCGTGATCGTTACCTATGGATATATTCATGTCTTGTTCATTTTAAGCCACAAAAATAAGGGCTGGCCAACGTTTTACAGTTATTAACAACGAATGATTAACAGGATGCAACAACCCTTGCATTACTTGTTAAGAAAAACTAAAAGAAAGTTCTTGCTTTATCCAATTAAAAAAGCATATGAAAATTTACATCCAGATAACCTTAAGATAACCTTGGTTTTTTCTAGTGAGTTTTCAGCGGTAAAATGATCGTAGTTAACAACGGTATTTTTTCAGATTTGTAAACAATAAACAGTGAATAGCAGTTATTGACAACTGTGGATGAAAATGAGTAATCTACTGAAAATTATAAGTGTATGCGTCTTATAAACTGTGTATAACTGCTCATAAACTCATATGAAAGACTAAAGCAAAAATTAGGGCACAAACTTATACCGCTATCCACACTACATCATCATCATCATTTTTATTTTGAAAAATTAGAAAAAGAAAATATGATATATATAAATGTTGAAAACAAAAAAGTCCCCTTGATAAGGAGACTGTATCGTATTGAATAATGGATGAGTGTCTAGCTAGATAGATTTCAGGCTCACAAAATAGAACGCGAGTACTCCTAGAATCAAAATGGATACAAATAAGACTATCGCTAGATTAGATATGCTAAATAGATTCTTGGTTCTCATGGTTGGTGCTCGCCTTTGAGGCTTTAAACAAAAGCTTAACAAAATTAAGATAATTTCCTAAAATAAAGTTAATTAAAGGTAAACAATACTTTACCAAAATGCTTTAATATCTTCTTATTAACTATGCCAGTTTGAATAGATTAACTTTGCTATCGTATGAATAACAAGAAGAAGAAAAAAAGCGGTAAGACTAAGTTTCAAAATCTTACGCAGTCCATCATCAACGTTTTGAAGTCTGATGAGAATACTACCTATAACTACAAGCAGATTTGCTCAAGGCTGGGAATTACAGATAGCAGCACACGCAATCAAGTCATAAAGAAATTACACCAACTCAAGTCCAAAGGTAAGATTGAAGAAATCGACCGTGGTAAGTTCAAGCTTATCAAGGCCATCGATCACTATACTGGTAAGATTGATGTGAGTTCTAGAGGTACTGGCTATGTCGTTACCAACGAGCTACAGGAAGATATCATGGTACCACGCAAGTCGTTGGGACAAGCACTTAACGGTGATGAAGTAGAAGTCTTTGTTTATCATAGACGTCGCGGTCAACAACCAGAAGGTGAGATTACCAGAATTATAAAACGTGCCAAAACCGAGTTTGTAGGAACCATTCAAATCCATGAAAAGTTTGCTTTTGTAAACGTTACGGACCATAAAATCCAAACTGATTTCTTCGTACCCAAAAAGTATATCAATGGTGCCAAAGACGGTCAAGTAGTCCTGGTAGAATTCCTGGACTGGAACGATAAACAAGATTCACCAACAGGAAAAGTCAAATCCATTCTAGGTGATCCTGGCGAGCACGACACAGAGATCCACGCCATCCTAGCACAATATGGCTTACCGTATGAATTCCCACCAGAAGTAGAGAAATATGCAGAAAAACTGGATACTTCTATTTCCGATCAAGAAATTTCCAAGCGTCGCGATATGCGTGATACACTCACATATACGATTGATCCAGCAGATGCAAAGGATTTTGACGATGCCCTTTCTTTCAAACGAATGGAAGACGGTAAGTACGAGATAGGAATTCACATCGCAGACGTTTCGCATTATGTAGATAAGGACTCTGTGTTGGATCAAGAGGCCTACGATCGCGCTACATCGGTTTATCTGGTAGATCGTGTGGTGCCCATGTTGCCAGAGGTACTCTCAAATGGTGTTTGTTCGTTGAACCCGCATGAGGATAAATTGACCTTTTCGGCCGTGTTTATTATGGACGATAATGGCAAGGTGTATAAAGAA is from Nonlabens sp. YIK11 and encodes:
- a CDS encoding cation diffusion facilitator family transporter; its protein translation is MGHNHAHDHNSTGNIRFAFFLNLGFTILEIIGGIYTNSIAIVSDAVHDLGDTLSLGSSWYLQHKSEKKSDQKFSYGYRRLSLLGAFINGVVLILGSAYVIYEAVKRLQNPEPSDAQGMIIFALIGVVVNGYAAYKLTHGTSMNEKVMSWHMIEDVLGWAAILIAAIVLYFYENQYIDPVLSLLITAYILFNAFKRLRETVYLFLQGIPLDVDLEQIKSGLLNLDHVCSLHHTHIWSQDGQHHVFSTHVILENVETLEQMSSVKKKILESLDAYDFEHLTIEIEVNQQDCSVRILEK
- a CDS encoding GNAT family N-acetyltransferase; protein product: MDISIKSFDQLNTTELYDLLRLRSEVFVVEQDCVYQDVDGKDQKAIHILGHEGDQLAAYTRVFKAGDYFNMASIGRVVVSPQHRRKDYGKEIMKASMEFAFAKAKQPIKISAQVYLKKFYEDLGFEETGKRYLEDGIPHMQMIANPE
- the rpiB gene encoding ribose 5-phosphate isomerase B — encoded protein: MNISIGNDHAGPDYKKAIVAFLEEKGHVVTNHGTDSSDSVDYPDFAHPVAQDIVNGKADLAVVICGSAQGVSMTVNKYAEVRGAVCWSKEIAFLARQHNDANIICIPARFTSIPQAVGLVETFINTPFEGGRHDRRVKKISC